Below is a window of Mycolicibacterium rhodesiae NBB3 DNA.
GTGATCCTGGAATGCGGCGCCGACGCGCTGGACAACCGCGTGGAGTTCGGTGTGTGGGGAGGCATGACCGAACGCCAGCGTCGCGCCCTGCTCAAGCAGCACCCCGAGGTGGTCTCCTGGGCGGAGTTCTTCACGGCCCAGCGCAAGCACCGCAGCGCCGTCTAAAAAGCGGCTCACGCCGCTCAAGCCGGATTGCGGCTCACGCCGCTCAAGCCGGACTGCGGCTCACGCCGCTCAAGCCGGACTGCGGCTCACGCCGCTCAAGCCGGACTGCGGCTCACGCCGCAGGAGCCTCGCCGGTGATCTGATCGGCTATCGCCCGCAGCGCGTCCAGGTCGGACACGTCGAACGGCAACGACGGGACCCCCACGATCGCCACATGCGGATTGGCGCCGGTGAAGCGCGACAGCAGCCTGATCTCACGCTTGGACCGTCCGGCGCGGTCGGAGTGGATCCGCAGCACCGCTGCGGTCACCGAGTCGGGATCCGACTTCTCCAGCGAGTCCGCCGCCTCGTCAGCCTTCTCGGCGTTCAGCGACGACAACATCGGGTGCGTGCGGTTCAGGATCAACCCGGACAGCGGCATGTGCTCCTGCGAGAGCCG
It encodes the following:
- a CDS encoding WhiB family transcriptional regulator, with translation MTVTAPTVVQGAEAEARIAWVSQARCRQADPDELFVRGAAQRKAAVICRHCPVILECGADALDNRVEFGVWGGMTERQRRALLKQHPEVVSWAEFFTAQRKHRSAV